Proteins encoded by one window of Pseudomonas coleopterorum:
- a CDS encoding calcium:proton antiporter → MIALLKQEKFLLLAVIAACVAFPAEHYLLSHGQGVALGAGIALVVAIIFASVRVAGHAELLAEKFGDPYGTMILTLSAVLVEVVVLGIMMSNEPSPTLVRDTIYSAVMLDINGILGLAALMGGLKHGEQSYNDDSARSYSVMILTAMGVSMVVPEFIPEGNWKVYSGFTIGAMLVLYALFLRMQVGPHSYFFSYNYPEKKKRKGVTTEPEKPVHLGWSVGTLVFGIVIIGALAEVMSKTIDLGLEGTGAPPVVTAILVAAISAAPEILTALRAALANRMQSVVNIALGASLSTVILTVPVMEGLALYSGQPFQMAMTPVQTVMIFITLLICAINLNDGETNAIEGMTHFVLFATFIMLSILGL, encoded by the coding sequence ATGATCGCGTTACTCAAGCAGGAAAAATTTCTACTTCTGGCGGTGATCGCCGCATGCGTCGCCTTTCCGGCCGAGCACTACCTGCTCAGCCACGGCCAAGGCGTGGCATTGGGCGCAGGCATAGCCCTGGTCGTGGCGATCATCTTCGCCTCGGTGCGCGTGGCGGGACATGCCGAATTGCTTGCCGAAAAATTCGGCGACCCCTACGGCACCATGATCCTCACTCTCTCGGCAGTACTGGTCGAAGTGGTGGTACTGGGCATCATGATGAGCAACGAGCCGTCCCCGACCCTGGTGCGTGACACCATCTATTCGGCGGTGATGCTCGACATCAACGGCATCCTCGGCCTTGCCGCACTGATGGGTGGCCTCAAGCACGGCGAGCAGTCCTACAACGACGATTCGGCGCGCAGCTACAGCGTCATGATCCTCACCGCCATGGGCGTGTCCATGGTAGTCCCCGAGTTCATCCCCGAGGGCAACTGGAAGGTCTATTCGGGCTTCACCATCGGCGCCATGCTCGTGCTCTACGCGTTGTTCCTGCGCATGCAGGTCGGCCCGCACAGCTACTTCTTCAGCTACAACTACCCGGAAAAGAAGAAGCGCAAGGGCGTGACCACTGAACCGGAAAAGCCGGTTCACCTGGGCTGGTCGGTGGGGACGCTGGTGTTCGGTATCGTCATCATCGGTGCGCTGGCCGAAGTCATGTCCAAGACCATCGACCTGGGTCTGGAAGGCACCGGCGCGCCACCCGTGGTGACGGCCATTCTGGTGGCCGCCATTTCCGCCGCACCGGAAATTCTCACCGCCTTGCGCGCAGCCTTGGCCAACCGCATGCAGTCGGTGGTCAACATCGCGCTGGGCGCCTCGCTGTCGACGGTGATTCTCACCGTACCGGTCATGGAAGGCCTGGCCTTGTACAGCGGCCAGCCCTTCCAGATGGCCATGACCCCGGTCCAGACCGTGATGATCTTCATCACCCTGCTGATCTGCGCCATCAACCTCAACGACGGCGAAACCAACGCCATCGAAGGCATGACTCACTTCGTACTGTTCGCCACCTTCATCATGCTATCGATCCTGGGCCTCTAA
- a CDS encoding uracil-xanthine permease family protein, which yields MPTDTSTPSELIYGLHDRPPPVTSMLAALQHVLAAFVGIITPPLIIGSALGLGTHLPYLISMALLVSGIGTFIQARRPFGIGAGMICLQGTSFAFLGAVLSAGFIVKQRGGSPEDILAMIFGVCFFGALVQIVLSRFIGQLRRVITPLVTGIVITLIGVSLIKVGITDLGGGFNAPDFGAPGNLALGAFVLVVIILLNRSAATWLRLSAIIIGLAVGSLAAWFSGKLVIQPLPDLPLISVPVPFKFGFAFDWTAFLPVALIYLISTLETVGDLTANCMLSRQPISGPSYIDRLKGGVLGDGVSGMVAATFSAFPNTTFAQNNGVIQLTGVASRYVGLYIGVVLMLLGLLPIIGAVLQQIPKPVLGGATLVMFGSVAAAGVRILAQSPLDRRNMLIIATSFGVGLGVAAQPQLLHRMPQLVQNLFDSAITSGGVTALIMCLLLPEPKHSGEVSTQRLENEPV from the coding sequence ATGCCTACCGATACGTCCACGCCCAGCGAACTGATCTATGGTCTGCATGACCGTCCGCCCCCCGTGACTTCGATGCTGGCGGCGCTTCAGCACGTACTCGCTGCGTTCGTCGGGATCATCACGCCCCCGTTGATCATTGGCTCGGCGTTGGGCCTCGGCACGCATTTGCCGTACTTGATCAGCATGGCGCTGTTGGTGTCCGGCATCGGCACGTTCATCCAGGCACGCCGTCCGTTCGGCATCGGCGCAGGCATGATCTGTCTGCAAGGCACCAGTTTCGCCTTTCTGGGGGCGGTGCTATCGGCCGGCTTCATCGTCAAGCAGCGCGGGGGCAGCCCGGAAGACATTCTGGCGATGATTTTCGGGGTGTGCTTTTTCGGCGCGTTGGTGCAGATCGTGCTGAGTCGCTTCATCGGTCAGCTACGGCGTGTCATTACCCCGCTGGTGACCGGCATCGTGATCACGCTGATTGGCGTGAGCCTGATCAAGGTGGGTATCACTGACCTGGGCGGAGGCTTCAACGCGCCAGACTTCGGTGCGCCAGGCAACCTTGCCCTGGGCGCGTTCGTGCTGGTGGTGATCATTCTGCTCAATCGCAGCGCCGCAACCTGGTTGCGGCTGTCGGCGATCATCATCGGGCTGGCGGTGGGCAGCCTGGCCGCCTGGTTCAGTGGCAAGCTGGTGATCCAGCCACTGCCGGACCTACCGCTGATCAGTGTGCCGGTGCCTTTCAAGTTCGGTTTCGCTTTCGATTGGACGGCGTTTCTGCCCGTGGCCCTGATCTATCTGATCAGTACCCTGGAGACGGTGGGCGACCTGACGGCGAACTGCATGCTGTCGCGACAGCCCATCAGCGGACCGAGCTACATCGACCGGCTCAAAGGGGGTGTGCTGGGCGACGGCGTGAGTGGCATGGTAGCCGCCACTTTCAGCGCCTTTCCCAACACCACGTTCGCGCAGAACAATGGGGTCATCCAACTGACGGGCGTGGCCAGCCGCTATGTGGGGCTGTACATCGGCGTCGTGCTGATGCTGCTCGGGTTGTTGCCGATAATCGGTGCCGTGCTGCAGCAGATTCCCAAGCCGGTGCTGGGGGGCGCCACCCTGGTGATGTTCGGCAGCGTCGCAGCCGCTGGGGTGAGGATTCTGGCGCAGTCGCCGCTGGATCGGCGCAACATGCTGATCATCGCCACCTCGTTCGGCGTGGGCCTGGGTGTGGCCGCGCAGCCCCAACTGCTGCACCGCATGCCGCAACTGGTGCAGAACCTGTTCGACTCGGCGATCACCAGTGGCGGCGTCACCGCGCTGATCATGTGCCTGTTGTTGCCGGAACCCAAGCACAGCGGCGAAGTGTCGACGCAGCGACTGGAAAACGAACCGGTTTGA
- a CDS encoding LysR family transcriptional regulator — translation MSRRPDPLAQVSDFDIRLLRIFRSVVECGGFSAAENVLGIGRSAISQQMSDLEQRLGLRLCQRGRAGFSLTEEGREVYHSALQMLGAVESFRTEVNGLHRHLRGELNIGLTDNLVTLPHMRITHALAQLKDRGPDVRIQIRMIAPSQVEQGVLDGSLHVGVVPQASPLSGLEYQPLYSERSLLYCAVGHPLFYADDAQLDDARLDAQEAIAPTFRLPAEIQARYQALNCTASASDREGMAFLILTGRYIGYLPDHYATFWVQQGRLRALKAAERFYDLSLSWVTRKGRRPHLVLESFLESLYETR, via the coding sequence ATGAGCCGCCGTCCCGATCCCCTCGCGCAGGTCAGTGATTTCGATATTCGCCTGCTGCGCATCTTCCGCAGCGTGGTGGAGTGCGGCGGTTTTTCTGCGGCGGAGAATGTGCTCGGTATCGGCCGCTCGGCGATCAGTCAGCAGATGAGCGATCTGGAGCAGCGCCTGGGTCTGCGTTTGTGCCAGCGGGGCCGAGCCGGTTTTTCGCTGACCGAGGAAGGTCGCGAGGTGTATCACTCGGCCCTGCAGATGCTGGGTGCGGTGGAGAGCTTTCGTACCGAGGTCAATGGCCTGCATCGGCATTTGCGCGGTGAACTCAACATTGGCCTGACCGACAACCTGGTGACGCTGCCGCACATGCGCATCACCCATGCGTTGGCGCAGTTGAAGGATCGAGGGCCGGACGTACGCATTCAGATCCGCATGATCGCTCCGAGCCAGGTCGAACAAGGGGTGCTGGACGGCAGCCTGCACGTGGGCGTGGTGCCGCAGGCCAGTCCGCTGTCCGGGCTTGAATACCAGCCGTTGTACAGCGAGCGCTCGCTGCTGTACTGCGCGGTGGGCCATCCGCTGTTCTACGCCGACGATGCGCAACTGGACGATGCACGGCTCGATGCCCAGGAGGCGATCGCACCGACCTTCCGCCTGCCGGCCGAAATTCAGGCGCGTTACCAGGCACTGAACTGCACGGCCAGCGCGTCGGATCGCGAGGGCATGGCGTTCCTGATTCTGACCGGGCGCTACATCGGCTATCTGCCCGACCACTACGCGACGTTCTGGGTGCAGCAGGGGCGACTGCGCGCACTCAAGGCGGCCGAACGGTTCTATGACTTGAGCCTATCCTGGGTCACTCGCAAGGGGCGACGCCCGCATTTGGTGCTCGAAAGCTTTCTGGAGAGTTTGTACGAAACCCGATGA
- a CDS encoding IMPACT family protein produces MPSTLLGPCEFREEIRKSRFITLAAPIASVQDAQAFIEQNSDLAATHNCWAWKLGDQYRSNDDGEPGGTAGRPILAAIEAQDCDQVVVLVIRWYGGIQLGTGGLARAYGGGANKCLQQAPKRLLIARVAVSCSCTFSELALVKLRVAEAEGLVTAEDFTSNGVDLQLAVASEVIPTLAQQLADLSRGRIVLQNAAS; encoded by the coding sequence ATGCCTTCCACCCTGCTGGGCCCTTGCGAGTTCCGCGAGGAGATTCGCAAGAGTCGATTCATCACCCTCGCCGCACCCATTGCCAGCGTGCAGGACGCCCAGGCGTTCATCGAACAGAACAGCGATCTGGCGGCCACTCACAATTGCTGGGCGTGGAAACTGGGCGACCAGTACCGCAGCAACGACGACGGCGAGCCGGGCGGTACGGCAGGCCGACCCATTCTGGCGGCCATCGAGGCGCAGGATTGCGATCAGGTGGTGGTGCTGGTGATTCGCTGGTACGGCGGTATTCAGCTGGGCACCGGAGGATTGGCCCGCGCCTATGGCGGGGGGGCGAACAAATGTCTGCAACAGGCGCCCAAGCGCCTGCTGATCGCGCGCGTGGCGGTGTCGTGTTCCTGCACGTTCAGCGAGCTGGCCCTGGTCAAGCTTCGCGTGGCCGAGGCTGAAGGGCTGGTGACTGCGGAAGATTTCACCAGCAATGGCGTCGATCTGCAGCTGGCAGTGGCCAGCGAAGTCATCCCGACCCTTGCGCAGCAGTTGGCCGACCTTTCGCGGGGGCGGATCGTGCTGCAAAACGCTGCTTCATGA
- a CDS encoding aspartate aminotransferase family protein, which yields MNMPENAPVGVTSQLKLDAHWMPYTANRSFQRDPRIIVAAQGSWLTDDKGRQIYDSLSGLWTCGAGHTRKEIQEAVSRQLGVLDYSPAFQYGHPLSFQLAEKITDLTPGTLNHVFYTNSGSECCDTAVKMVRAYWRLKGQATKTKMIGRARGYHGVNVAGTSLGGVNGNRKMFGQLMDVDHIPHTLLPGNTFSKGSPEEGGIALADEMLKVIELHDASNIAALIVEPMAGSAGVLPPPKGYLKRLREICDQHNILLIFDEVITGFGRTGAMFGADTFGVTPDLMCIAKQITNGAIPMGAVIASTEIYQTFMNQATPEYAVEFPHGYTYSAHPVACAAGLAALDLLQRENLVQSAAELAPHFESVLHGVKGAKNIVDIRNYGLAGAIQLAPRDGDAIVRPYEASMKLWKAGFYVRFGGDTLQFGPTFNAQPQDLDRLFDAVGEALNQID from the coding sequence ATGAACATGCCCGAGAACGCCCCCGTTGGCGTTACCAGCCAGCTCAAGCTGGACGCTCACTGGATGCCGTACACCGCCAACCGCAGCTTCCAACGTGATCCTCGGATCATTGTCGCGGCCCAGGGCAGTTGGCTGACCGATGACAAGGGCCGCCAGATCTACGACAGCCTTTCCGGTCTGTGGACCTGCGGTGCAGGCCACACGCGCAAGGAAATCCAGGAAGCGGTGTCGCGCCAACTCGGTGTGCTCGACTACTCCCCCGCGTTTCAGTACGGCCATCCGTTGTCGTTCCAGCTGGCTGAAAAGATCACCGACCTGACCCCCGGCACTCTCAATCACGTCTTCTATACCAACTCCGGCTCCGAGTGCTGCGACACGGCCGTGAAAATGGTTCGCGCCTACTGGCGCCTGAAAGGCCAGGCCACCAAGACCAAGATGATCGGCCGCGCCCGTGGCTACCACGGCGTCAACGTGGCCGGCACCAGCCTGGGTGGAGTCAACGGCAACCGCAAGATGTTCGGTCAATTGATGGACGTGGACCACATCCCCCACACCCTGCTGCCGGGCAATACCTTCTCCAAGGGGTCACCGGAGGAGGGCGGCATCGCCCTGGCCGACGAAATGCTCAAGGTCATCGAGCTGCACGATGCCTCCAACATCGCCGCCCTGATCGTCGAGCCCATGGCCGGTTCGGCAGGCGTCCTGCCGCCGCCCAAGGGCTACCTCAAGCGCCTGCGTGAGATCTGCGACCAGCACAACATCCTGCTGATCTTCGACGAAGTCATCACCGGTTTCGGTCGTACCGGCGCCATGTTCGGCGCCGACACCTTCGGCGTGACGCCGGATCTGATGTGCATCGCCAAGCAGATCACCAACGGCGCCATCCCGATGGGCGCCGTCATCGCCAGCACCGAGATCTACCAGACCTTCATGAACCAGGCGACGCCCGAGTACGCCGTGGAATTCCCCCACGGTTACACCTACTCGGCCCACCCTGTAGCCTGCGCCGCCGGCCTTGCCGCACTGGACCTGCTGCAGCGCGAAAACCTGGTGCAGAGCGCCGCCGAACTGGCACCGCATTTCGAAAGCGTGCTGCACGGCGTCAAGGGGGCGAAGAACATCGTCGACATCCGCAACTATGGCCTCGCCGGTGCGATCCAGCTGGCGCCCCGGGATGGCGACGCCATCGTGCGCCCCTACGAAGCGTCCATGAAACTGTGGAAAGCCGGCTTCTACGTCCGCTTCGGCGGTGACACCCTGCAGTTCGGCCCTACCTTCAACGCCCAGCCACAAGACCTCGATCGCCTGTTCGACGCCGTGGGCGAAGCCCTCAACCAGATCGACTGA
- a CDS encoding SDR family oxidoreductase, with product MTTAKKALVIGASRGLGLGLVERLSEDGWEVTATVRDLGKIPAGLTATGATVEALEMTRLESMDALAQRLQQQRFDLLFINAGVSGPAGYNTDQASDAEIGELFVINAVAPIRLAQRLADNVADGGAIAFMSSVLGSVAMPEGSPMALYKASKAALNSMTNTFVTELARPALTVLAMHPGWVKTDMGGEGASLDVATSTRGLVDVITGQLGKGGLQFLDYRGERIEW from the coding sequence ATGACAACTGCAAAGAAAGCGCTGGTGATCGGTGCCTCCCGTGGCCTGGGCCTGGGGCTGGTGGAGAGATTGAGCGAGGATGGCTGGGAAGTGACGGCCACGGTTCGTGATCTGGGCAAGATCCCGGCAGGGCTGACGGCCACCGGGGCCACGGTGGAAGCACTGGAGATGACTCGGCTGGAATCGATGGATGCATTGGCCCAGCGTCTGCAGCAGCAGCGCTTCGATCTGCTGTTCATCAATGCCGGAGTGTCCGGGCCGGCGGGCTACAACACCGATCAGGCCAGCGATGCGGAAATCGGCGAGCTGTTCGTCATCAATGCCGTGGCGCCGATCCGCTTGGCCCAGCGACTGGCGGACAATGTCGCCGACGGCGGTGCGATTGCGTTCATGAGTTCGGTGCTCGGTAGCGTGGCGATGCCCGAAGGGTCGCCCATGGCGTTGTACAAGGCGAGCAAAGCGGCCTTGAATTCGATGACCAATACGTTCGTGACCGAGCTGGCGCGGCCTGCGCTGACGGTGCTGGCGATGCACCCGGGGTGGGTGAAGACCGACATGGGTGGCGAAGGGGCCAGTCTGGACGTTGCCACCAGTACCCGGGGGTTGGTGGATGTGATCACCGGGCAGTTGGGCAAGGGTGGGTTGCAGTTTCTGGATTATCGGGGGGAGAGGATTGAGTGGTGA
- a CDS encoding CoA-acylating methylmalonate-semialdehyde dehydrogenase has translation MSTIQHLINGDLVSSGDRTADVFNPSTGQPIRTLQLASRETVQQAIDSAKAAFPAWRKTPAAKRAQVMFRFKQLLEQNEAKIAQMISEEHGKTLEDAAGELKRGIENVEFACAAPEVLKGEYSRNVGPNIDAWSDFQPLGIVAGITPFNFPAMVPLWMYPLAIVCGNCFILKPSERDPSSTLYIAQLLLEAGLPAGVLNVVHGDKVAVDALIEAPEVKALSFVGSTPIAEYIYSEGTRRGKRVQALGGAKNHAVLMPDADLDNAVSALMGAAYGSCGERCMAISVAVCVGDQVADALVAKLTPQIKALKIGAGTSCGLDMGPLVTAQARDKVSGYVDDGEQAGAKLVVDGRGLSVAGNEEGFFLGGCLFDHVTPQMRIYKEEIFGPVLCIVRVDSLEQAMQLINDHEYGNGTCIFTRDGEAARLFCDEIEVGMVGVNVPLPVPVAYHSFGGWKRSLFGDLHAYGPDGVRFYTRRKAITQRWPQRASHEASQFAFPSLE, from the coding sequence ATGAGCACTATCCAACACTTGATCAATGGCGATCTGGTTTCCAGTGGCGACCGCACGGCCGACGTCTTCAACCCATCGACCGGCCAACCTATCCGCACTCTCCAACTGGCCAGCCGCGAAACCGTGCAACAGGCCATCGACTCCGCCAAGGCCGCCTTCCCGGCCTGGCGCAAGACCCCGGCGGCCAAGCGCGCCCAGGTGATGTTCCGCTTCAAGCAACTGCTCGAGCAGAACGAAGCCAAGATTGCCCAGATGATCAGTGAAGAGCATGGCAAGACCCTGGAGGACGCCGCAGGCGAACTCAAACGCGGCATCGAAAACGTCGAATTCGCCTGCGCAGCCCCCGAAGTGCTCAAGGGCGAGTACAGCCGCAACGTCGGTCCGAACATCGATGCCTGGTCCGACTTCCAGCCCTTGGGTATCGTCGCCGGTATCACACCCTTCAACTTCCCGGCCATGGTCCCCTTGTGGATGTACCCGCTGGCCATCGTCTGCGGCAACTGCTTCATCCTCAAGCCGTCCGAGCGCGACCCCAGCTCCACACTCTATATAGCCCAACTGTTGCTGGAAGCAGGCCTGCCAGCCGGCGTGCTCAACGTCGTCCACGGCGACAAGGTCGCAGTGGATGCCCTCATCGAAGCGCCCGAGGTCAAGGCGTTGAGCTTCGTCGGCTCCACACCCATCGCCGAGTACATCTATAGCGAGGGTACTCGCCGTGGCAAGCGCGTCCAGGCCCTGGGTGGCGCGAAGAACCACGCGGTGCTGATGCCCGACGCCGATCTGGACAACGCGGTCAGCGCCCTGATGGGTGCGGCCTACGGTTCCTGCGGTGAGCGCTGCATGGCCATCTCGGTCGCCGTCTGTGTCGGTGACCAGGTCGCAGACGCGCTCGTGGCCAAGCTGACTCCGCAGATCAAAGCTTTGAAAATCGGCGCCGGTACCTCTTGCGGCCTCGACATGGGCCCCCTCGTGACTGCCCAGGCACGTGACAAGGTGTCGGGCTACGTCGACGACGGCGAGCAGGCCGGTGCCAAACTCGTCGTGGATGGCCGCGGCCTGAGTGTGGCAGGCAACGAAGAAGGCTTCTTCCTCGGCGGCTGCCTGTTCGACCACGTCACCCCGCAGATGCGCATCTATAAAGAGGAAATCTTCGGGCCGGTACTGTGCATCGTCCGTGTCGACAGCCTCGAACAGGCCATGCAACTGATCAACGACCACGAATACGGCAACGGCACCTGCATCTTTACCCGCGACGGTGAAGCGGCGCGCCTGTTCTGCGACGAGATCGAAGTCGGCATGGTCGGCGTCAACGTACCCTTGCCCGTACCGGTTGCCTATCACAGCTTCGGCGGCTGGAAGCGCTCACTCTTCGGCGACCTGCACGCCTATGGGCCAGACGGCGTGCGTTTCTACACACGCCGCAAAGCCATCACGCAACGCTGGCCGCAACGCGCCAGCCACGAAGCCTCGCAGTTTGCTTTCCCGAGTCTTGAGTAG
- a CDS encoding TetR/AcrR family transcriptional regulator has translation MMLEVPAHSASASGKPASRIRQKNEEAILKAAEDEFARHGFKGTSMNNIALNVGLPKANLHYYFTNKLGLYIAVLSNIIELWDSTFNTLSAEDDPAQALTRYIRAKMEFSRRQPLASRIFAMEIISGGECLTEYFNQDYRSWFTGRAAVFQAWIDAGKMDPVDPVHLIFLLWGSTQHYADFATQICRVTGQARLTREDFEQAGDNLIRIILKGCGLTPAV, from the coding sequence ATGATGCTTGAAGTCCCCGCGCACAGCGCCTCGGCCAGTGGCAAGCCTGCCAGCCGCATCCGCCAGAAGAATGAGGAAGCGATTCTCAAGGCGGCCGAAGACGAATTTGCCCGGCACGGTTTCAAGGGTACGAGCATGAATAACATCGCGCTCAACGTCGGGCTGCCCAAGGCCAATCTGCATTACTACTTCACCAACAAACTGGGGCTGTACATCGCGGTGCTGAGCAACATCATCGAGCTGTGGGACAGCACCTTCAACACCTTGAGTGCCGAGGACGATCCGGCGCAGGCCTTGACCCGTTACATTCGCGCCAAGATGGAGTTTTCCCGACGTCAGCCACTGGCGTCGCGGATCTTCGCCATGGAGATCATCAGCGGTGGCGAGTGCTTGACCGAATACTTCAACCAGGACTATCGCAGCTGGTTCACGGGGCGCGCCGCCGTGTTCCAGGCGTGGATCGATGCCGGTAAAATGGACCCAGTCGACCCTGTGCACCTGATCTTCCTGCTGTGGGGCAGTACTCAGCATTACGCCGACTTTGCCACGCAGATCTGCCGGGTGACCGGACAGGCGAGGCTGACGCGAGAGGATTTCGAGCAAGCCGGTGACAACCTGATCCGCATCATCCTAAAGGGATGCGGACTGACCCCTGCAGTGTGA